In Erigeron canadensis isolate Cc75 chromosome 6, C_canadensis_v1, whole genome shotgun sequence, the following are encoded in one genomic region:
- the LOC122604343 gene encoding uncharacterized protein LOC122604343, with protein sequence MNANNQSINFKDLESRMAAITKPQGALPSNTQQNPKQNQGSNNGQKYTPPPVRQEQANAVTTRTSRTYDPPPNPNVIVSDVQDTGDHDEVDEEIEMEDSSTVKTPVTPPKPAVIPEAKPYKPKGMPNYAKFIKELVTDKGKIDEVKAAYLNAECSAILQNKQIPPKLEDPGSFLITCSIRSLTCKALSDLGASINLMPYSVWSKLASGILRPTRMSIRLADHSFQYPIGITENMTVQVGHIVFLVDFVILEMEEDTKVPQILGRPFLNTTDAIIRVKDKEIYLGVGTDRIVFNVERSIKHSYSTDESCFRIDVIDDALDQEFEEFMETEVDEELTCLGAGDIDDDELFVEVMVLSLDETPLEDESFERVVADGS encoded by the exons ATGAATGCAAACAATCAGAGCATCAACTTcaaggatcttgaaagtaggaTGGCTGCTATAACTAAGCCTCAAGGTGCTTTAcctagtaacactcagcagaatccGAAGCAGAATCAAGGGTCGAATAATGgtcagaagtacactccacccCCAGTTCGTCAGGAGCAAGCAAACGCCGTTACAACCAGAACAAGTAGAACCTATGaccctcctcctaatcctaatgttattgtttcagatgtgcaaGATACAGGTGATCATGATGAAGTTGATGAAGAAATTGAGATGGAAGATAGTTCGACTGTGAAGACTCCGGTTACTCCACCGAAACCGGCTGTGAtacccgaggctaagccatacaagcctaag GGAATGCCAAATTATGCAAAGTTTATCAAAGAACTTGTGACGGATAAAGGAAAGATAGATGAGGTGAAGGCCGCTTATCTTAATGctgagtgttctgctatcttgcagaacAAACAGATTCCAcctaagcttgaggatccagggagtttcctTATCACTTGTTCTATTCGTTCTTTAACTTGTAAGGCACTTTCCGATTTAGGTGCTAGCATTAacttgatgccttactcggtttggagtaagttggcttccggAATTTTGAGACCTACCCGTATGAGTATAAGATTAGCTGACcattcttttcagtatcccattgggattaCTGAAAACATGACTGTACAGGTAGGGCATATTGtgtttcttgttgattttgtgatcctcgaaatggaggaagatacTAAGGTACCCCAAATTTTAGGTAGGCCATTCCTTAATACCACGGATGCTATCATTCGGGTGAAAGATAAGGAGATTTATTTGGGTGTGGGTACGGATAGGATTGTTTTCAATGTTGAAagatctattaagcattcttactctACTGATGAGTCTTGTTTCAGGATAGATGtcattgatgatgctttggatcagGAATTTGAGGAATTCATGGAGACTGAGGTTGATGAAGAGCTCACTTGCTTAGGAGCTGGAGATATAGATGATGATGAGTTGTTTGTAGAGGTTATGGTACTAAGTTTGGATGAGACACCTCTAGaagatgagagctttgaaagagttgttgctgatggaagctAA